A part of Amycolatopsis lurida genomic DNA contains:
- a CDS encoding D-alanine--D-alanine ligase family protein, protein MVDRTVAVLAGGLSHERDVSLRSGRRLSVALRAEGLIVEEWDTDAGLLERLRTQRPDAAIVALHGGEGENGAVQTVLEMLDVPYVGTSSRGCRRAWDKPTAKALVADAGFTTPDWVVLPHSTFRELGAQAVLDSMVETLGLPMILKPDQGGSALGAQVVRDAAEMPGAMVGCFAYGDTVLAEKFVSGVEVAVTVIEGEEGPEALPAVEIVPESGVYDYTARYTAGLTDFFTPARIPDDAAKAVGELAVAVHRQLGLRDISRTDAVVAEDGTVYFLAVNLSPGLTETSIVPVAIEASGATLGSVFAGLVGRAISRKS, encoded by the coding sequence GTGGTCGACCGCACCGTTGCCGTACTCGCAGGCGGACTTTCCCACGAACGCGATGTCTCTCTCCGCTCCGGACGCCGGCTCTCGGTCGCGTTGCGGGCGGAAGGTCTCATCGTCGAGGAGTGGGACACCGACGCGGGCCTGCTCGAACGTCTTCGCACCCAGCGGCCCGACGCGGCCATTGTCGCTCTTCACGGTGGTGAGGGGGAGAACGGCGCGGTGCAGACAGTGCTGGAGATGCTCGACGTGCCTTACGTGGGCACCAGCTCGCGGGGCTGCCGCCGCGCGTGGGACAAGCCGACTGCCAAGGCGCTCGTAGCCGACGCGGGCTTCACCACGCCGGACTGGGTCGTGCTGCCGCACAGCACCTTCCGCGAACTCGGCGCGCAGGCCGTGCTCGACTCGATGGTCGAAACGCTGGGCTTGCCCATGATCCTCAAGCCGGACCAGGGCGGTTCGGCGCTGGGCGCCCAGGTCGTGAGGGACGCCGCCGAGATGCCCGGCGCGATGGTCGGCTGCTTCGCTTACGGCGACACCGTTCTCGCCGAGAAGTTCGTGTCCGGCGTCGAGGTGGCCGTGACGGTCATCGAAGGTGAAGAAGGACCCGAAGCCCTGCCCGCGGTCGAGATCGTGCCGGAGAGCGGCGTGTACGACTACACCGCCCGCTACACCGCCGGGCTGACCGACTTCTTCACCCCCGCGCGGATCCCCGACGACGCCGCCAAGGCGGTCGGCGAGCTGGCCGTCGCCGTGCACCGGCAACTCGGGCTTCGCGACATCTCCCGCACCGACGCCGTGGTCGCCGAAGACGGCACGGTTTACTTCCTCGCGGTGAACCTGTCGCCGGGCCTGACCGAGACGTCGATCGTCCCGGTGGCGATCGAGGCGTCCGGCGCCACTCTCGGATCGGTCTTCGCCGGCCTCGTGGGGCGGGCGATTTCTCGCAAGAGCTGA
- a CDS encoding PLP-dependent aminotransferase family protein produces the protein MTENRPVRPEPGRHNLDPHLDRYAARTAGMTASEIRALFAVASRPEVVSLAGGMPNLAALPLDTLSAQVGELIAQEGLVALQYGSAHGIPSLREQICEIMALEGIKAHPDDVVVTVGSQMGLDMVTRLFCDPGDVIIAEGPSYVGALGSFAAYQADVVHVAMDDHGLVPEGLRAALAETRKAGRRVKFLYTIPNFHNPGGVTLAVERRAEIVEICRENDILIVEDNPYGLLGFSGQTYPALRSIDPDNVVYLGSFSKTFASGLRVGWVLAPHAVREKLVLAAESATLCPPTLNQLIVSRYLATHDWMGQIKTFRENYRERRDAILSALDQHMPAGCSWTKPDGGFYVWMTVPEGVDTKAMLPRAVTARVAYASGTGFYADGFGSRQLRLSYCYPTPERIREGVRRLAAVLESEMDLARTFGNASPRSISGPQNPSPDTV, from the coding sequence ATGACCGAGAATCGCCCTGTCCGGCCGGAGCCCGGCCGACACAACCTCGACCCTCATCTCGACCGCTACGCCGCGCGTACGGCCGGGATGACTGCTTCCGAGATCAGGGCCTTGTTCGCGGTGGCCAGTCGCCCCGAAGTGGTGTCGCTCGCCGGCGGGATGCCGAACCTCGCCGCGCTCCCGTTGGACACGCTGTCCGCGCAGGTCGGCGAGCTCATCGCCCAGGAAGGCCTGGTCGCGCTCCAGTACGGCTCCGCGCACGGCATCCCGTCGCTGCGTGAGCAGATCTGCGAAATCATGGCCCTCGAGGGCATCAAGGCCCACCCGGACGACGTCGTCGTGACGGTCGGCTCCCAGATGGGGCTCGACATGGTCACCCGGCTGTTCTGCGATCCGGGTGACGTCATCATCGCCGAGGGCCCGTCCTACGTCGGCGCGCTCGGGTCGTTCGCCGCGTATCAGGCGGACGTCGTCCACGTCGCGATGGACGATCACGGCCTCGTCCCCGAGGGGCTTCGTGCCGCGCTCGCGGAGACACGGAAAGCGGGACGCCGGGTCAAGTTCCTCTACACGATCCCCAACTTCCACAACCCCGGCGGCGTCACCCTGGCCGTCGAGCGGCGCGCGGAGATCGTGGAGATCTGCCGGGAGAACGACATCCTCATCGTCGAGGACAACCCGTACGGGCTGCTCGGCTTCAGCGGGCAGACGTACCCCGCGCTCCGCTCGATCGACCCCGACAACGTCGTTTACCTGGGCTCTTTCTCGAAGACGTTCGCTTCCGGCCTGCGGGTCGGCTGGGTGCTCGCGCCGCATGCCGTCCGGGAGAAACTCGTGCTCGCGGCCGAGTCCGCGACGCTGTGCCCCCCGACGCTTAACCAGTTGATCGTGTCGCGATACCTCGCGACGCATGACTGGATGGGTCAGATCAAGACTTTCCGCGAGAATTACCGGGAGCGCCGGGACGCGATCCTGTCCGCGCTCGATCAGCACATGCCCGCCGGTTGCAGCTGGACCAAACCCGATGGCGGTTTCTACGTCTGGATGACCGTACCCGAAGGTGTGGACACGAAGGCGATGCTGCCGCGAGCCGTCACGGCCCGCGTCGCGTACGCCTCCGGAACCGGTTTCTACGCCGACGGTTTCGGCAGCAGACAACTTCGACTTTCCTACTGCTACCCGACGCCCGAGCGGATCCGCGAAGGCGTCCGGCGGCTCGCCGCGGTGCTCGAGTCCGAAATGGACCTTGCGCGTACCTTCGGCAACGCGAGCCCACGCTCGATCTCGGGGCCGCAGAACCCCTCTCCGGACACGGTCTGA
- a CDS encoding GNAT family N-acetyltransferase, whose translation MSRRVVGVTLDNLEHLPKSCRRCVYWELAPHMKAQAEEYGATEVEKEAWVSSVLLEWGSCGRIVYSDTLPVGFVLYAPPNAVPRSLAFPTSPPGPDAVLLTAFQVLPEFQGGGLGRMLVQAVAKDLTKRGVRAIEAFGDAKPEETDPDGGHSCVLPAAFLQSVGFKTVRPHPRWPRLRLELRSAISWKEDVEAALERLLGQVSITTAEPSMGRA comes from the coding sequence GTGTCGCGTCGCGTCGTGGGCGTAACCCTGGACAACCTCGAACACCTGCCCAAGAGCTGCCGCCGCTGCGTGTACTGGGAGCTGGCGCCGCATATGAAGGCGCAGGCCGAGGAATACGGCGCGACCGAGGTCGAAAAGGAAGCCTGGGTCTCCAGCGTGCTGTTGGAGTGGGGTTCCTGTGGCCGGATCGTCTACAGCGACACCCTGCCCGTCGGCTTCGTGCTCTACGCGCCGCCGAACGCCGTGCCGCGCTCGCTGGCCTTCCCGACTTCGCCTCCTGGCCCCGACGCCGTCCTGCTGACCGCCTTCCAGGTGCTTCCCGAATTTCAGGGCGGCGGGCTCGGCCGGATGCTGGTGCAGGCCGTCGCGAAGGACCTCACCAAACGCGGTGTCCGCGCGATCGAGGCCTTCGGGGACGCCAAGCCCGAAGAGACCGATCCGGACGGCGGGCACAGTTGCGTGCTGCCCGCCGCGTTCCTGCAGAGCGTCGGGTTCAAGACCGTGCGCCCGCACCCGCGGTGGCCGCGGCTGCGGCTGGAACTGCGCTCGGCGATCTCGTGGAAGGAAGACGTGGAGGCGGCCCTCGAACGGCTGCTCGGCCAGGTCTCCATCACGACGGCCGAGCCGAGCATGGGCCGCGCCTGA
- a CDS encoding N-acetylmuramoyl-L-alanine amidase yields MRVLRRGDAGPDVAEIRSTLAAMELLPPVTESGEYEVFDTAMEHAVRAFQQRRGLITDGLVGPATYQALRGAGFHLGSRPLTYMFSAPMQGDDVFALQERLTELGFDAGRPDGHFGPQTERALKTFQRDMRLVADGMCGPATIRELHRLSSPRARGGRPVFLREQEQVRQAGPRLRGKRIVIDPGHGGDDLGVVASGLREADIAWDLARRLEGRMQATGMEALISRGPNQSPTEGERAKFANEAGADLFLSLHNDKNPSPKAQGVASFHFGTGNGTTSTVGELLAGFIQRELAARTGMLDCRTHYKTWEIFTRTRCPAVRIEIGYLTNPEDSRKLADPAFRDVVAEGILVAVKRLYLLGEGDQPTGTFTFADVLAHELAKAE; encoded by the coding sequence ATGCGGGTACTCCGCCGCGGTGACGCCGGACCGGACGTCGCCGAGATCAGGTCCACGCTGGCGGCGATGGAGCTGCTCCCGCCGGTGACCGAATCCGGGGAGTACGAGGTCTTCGACACGGCGATGGAACATGCCGTGCGGGCGTTCCAGCAGCGCCGTGGGCTCATCACCGACGGTCTGGTGGGTCCGGCGACCTATCAGGCGCTTCGCGGCGCCGGCTTCCATCTCGGCAGCCGGCCGCTGACCTACATGTTCTCCGCCCCCATGCAGGGTGACGACGTCTTCGCGCTCCAGGAGCGGCTGACCGAGCTGGGCTTCGACGCCGGACGCCCCGACGGGCACTTCGGTCCCCAGACCGAGCGCGCCCTCAAGACCTTCCAGCGCGACATGCGCCTGGTCGCCGACGGTATGTGCGGCCCGGCCACCATCCGCGAGCTGCACCGGCTCTCTTCGCCGCGCGCCCGCGGCGGCCGCCCCGTTTTCCTGCGCGAGCAGGAGCAGGTGCGGCAGGCCGGCCCCCGGCTGCGCGGCAAGCGCATCGTGATCGACCCGGGCCACGGCGGCGATGACCTCGGGGTCGTCGCGAGCGGTCTGCGTGAAGCGGACATCGCCTGGGATCTGGCTCGGCGGCTCGAAGGCCGGATGCAGGCCACGGGTATGGAGGCGCTGATCTCGCGCGGCCCGAACCAGAGCCCGACGGAGGGTGAGCGGGCGAAGTTCGCGAACGAGGCGGGCGCCGACCTGTTCCTTTCGCTGCACAACGACAAGAACCCCTCGCCCAAGGCGCAGGGGGTCGCGAGCTTCCACTTCGGCACCGGCAACGGCACCACGTCGACCGTCGGTGAGCTGCTGGCGGGCTTCATCCAGCGCGAACTGGCCGCCCGCACCGGCATGCTCGACTGCCGCACGCACTACAAGACCTGGGAGATCTTCACCCGCACGCGCTGCCCGGCGGTGCGGATCGAGATCGGTTACCTGACCAACCCGGAAGACAGCCGCAAACTGGCGGACCCGGCTTTCCGCGACGTCGTCGCCGAAGGCATCCTGGTCGCCGTGAAGCGCCTGTACCTCCTCGGCGAAGGGGACCAGCCGACCGGCACGTTCACCTTCGCGGACGTCCTGGCCCACGAACTCGCCAAAGCGGAGTAG
- the trxA gene encoding thioredoxin: MANTVTVTDKSFVDDVLTSEKPVLVDFWATWCGPCKMVAPVLEEIAAENGEKLTVAKLDIDANPNTARDYQVMSIPTLILFQGGKPVKQIVGAKPKAALLSDLADVL; this comes from the coding sequence ATGGCCAACACCGTGACGGTGACCGACAAGAGCTTCGTCGACGACGTGCTGACGAGCGAGAAGCCCGTCTTGGTCGACTTCTGGGCGACCTGGTGCGGTCCGTGCAAGATGGTCGCCCCGGTGCTCGAAGAGATCGCGGCGGAGAACGGCGAGAAGCTGACCGTCGCGAAGCTCGACATCGACGCCAACCCGAACACTGCGCGTGACTACCAGGTGATGTCGATCCCGACGCTGATCCTGTTCCAGGGCGGCAAGCCGGTGAAGCAGATCGTCGGCGCCAAGCCGAAGGCCGCGCTGCTGTCGGATCTCGCCGACGTCCTCTGA
- the trxB gene encoding thioredoxin-disulfide reductase, giving the protein MAAEEIRNLIIVGSGPAGYTAAVYAARAQLEPLVFEGTQFGGALMTTTEVENFPGFREGIQGPDLMEEMREQAKRFGADLRQEDVESVELTGDVKYVFANGKRYAARAVVLSMGAAARYLNVPGEQELLGRGVSACATCDGFFFRDHDIVVAGGGDSAMEEATFLTKFAKSVTIVHRREEFRASKIMLERARENEKIKWALNKQITEVEGEGKVEGLKLKDTVTGEESKLDVTGFFVAIGHDPRSELVRGQVDLDEDGYVLTKGRTSYTNLPGVFAAGDLVDRTYRQAITAAGSGCAAAIDAERWLAEHAGVEAAQETPELVGGGYGATTN; this is encoded by the coding sequence GTGGCTGCCGAGGAGATCAGGAACCTGATCATTGTGGGGTCGGGTCCTGCGGGATACACCGCCGCTGTCTACGCGGCACGGGCGCAGCTCGAACCACTGGTGTTCGAGGGCACCCAGTTCGGCGGTGCGCTGATGACGACGACGGAGGTCGAGAACTTCCCCGGCTTCCGCGAAGGCATCCAGGGTCCCGACCTCATGGAAGAGATGCGGGAGCAGGCCAAGCGTTTCGGCGCCGACCTGCGCCAGGAAGACGTCGAGTCCGTCGAGCTGACCGGTGACGTCAAGTACGTCTTCGCGAACGGCAAGCGCTACGCGGCCCGCGCGGTCGTGCTCTCGATGGGCGCCGCGGCCCGCTATCTGAACGTGCCCGGCGAGCAGGAGCTGCTCGGCCGCGGTGTTTCGGCCTGCGCCACCTGCGACGGTTTCTTCTTCCGTGACCACGACATCGTGGTCGCCGGCGGCGGCGACTCGGCGATGGAGGAGGCGACCTTCCTGACGAAGTTCGCCAAGTCCGTCACGATCGTCCACCGCCGCGAGGAGTTCCGCGCCTCCAAGATCATGCTGGAGCGCGCCCGCGAGAACGAGAAGATCAAGTGGGCGCTCAACAAGCAGATCACCGAGGTCGAGGGTGAAGGCAAGGTCGAGGGCCTGAAGCTCAAGGACACGGTGACCGGCGAGGAGTCCAAGCTGGACGTGACCGGGTTCTTCGTCGCGATCGGTCACGACCCGCGCAGCGAGCTGGTGCGCGGCCAGGTGGACCTCGACGAGGACGGCTACGTGCTCACCAAGGGCCGCACCTCGTACACGAACCTTCCCGGCGTTTTCGCCGCGGGCGACCTGGTCGACCGCACGTACCGGCAGGCGATCACCGCCGCGGGCTCGGGCTGCGCCGCGGCGATCGACGCGGAACGATGGCTGGCGGAGCACGCCGGTGTCGAGGCCGCCCAGGAGACCCCTGAGCTGGTGGGTGGCGGCTACGGCGCCACCACCAACTGA
- the sigM gene encoding RNA polymerase sigma factor SigM, protein MTAAAPTDAGLIAAHAAGDPHAFSELVQRHRDRMWAVALRTLRDPEEAADALQDAFISAFRAAGNFRAESQVTTWLHRIVVNACLDRIRRGKARPTVPLPETGQFNEPASPRDSMSERETSLVVKEALDQLPEEQRAPIVLVDVEGYSVAETAKMLGIAEGTVKSRCARGRGKLAKVLGHLRNPDAIANVPTHESKRERATPQRGARRPQGTPGDGEGR, encoded by the coding sequence GTGACAGCTGCAGCTCCCACGGACGCGGGTCTCATAGCGGCGCATGCCGCTGGAGACCCGCACGCGTTCAGTGAACTGGTCCAGCGACATCGAGACCGCATGTGGGCGGTAGCCCTGCGCACCTTGCGGGATCCGGAAGAAGCCGCGGACGCCCTGCAGGACGCGTTCATCTCCGCGTTCCGAGCAGCGGGCAACTTCAGAGCCGAATCGCAGGTCACGACGTGGTTGCACCGTATCGTCGTGAACGCGTGCCTCGACCGCATCCGGCGGGGCAAGGCCAGACCGACCGTTCCACTGCCCGAGACCGGGCAGTTCAACGAGCCCGCTTCACCGCGTGACTCGATGTCGGAACGCGAGACGAGCCTGGTCGTCAAGGAAGCCCTCGACCAGCTCCCCGAAGAGCAGCGTGCCCCGATCGTGTTGGTCGACGTCGAGGGATACTCCGTCGCCGAGACGGCGAAGATGCTCGGCATCGCCGAGGGCACGGTCAAGAGCCGGTGTGCCCGAGGTCGCGGAAAGCTCGCGAAGGTTCTCGGACATCTACGGAACCCCGATGCGATTGCGAACGTCCCAACTCACGAAAGCAAACGAGAGCGCGCTACCCCGCAACGGGGTGCCAGGCGTCCTCAGGGCACGCCGGGTGACGGGGAGGGACGATGA